One window of the Runella slithyformis DSM 19594 genome contains the following:
- a CDS encoding fumarate reductase/succinate dehydrogenase flavoprotein subunit, translating into MATSPKLNAKIPDGPLETKWTKYRSTVPLVNPANKRKLEIIVIGTGLAGASAAATLAELGYSVKAFCFQDSARRAHSIAAQGGINAAKNYQNDGDSTYRLFYDTIKGGDYRAREGNVYRLAEVSAGIIDQCVAQGVPFAREYGGLLSNRSFGGTQVQRTFYAAGQTGQQLLLGAYSGLQRQVGLGAVKMYTRHEMLDVVVIDGKCRGIIARNLVTGEIERHSGHAVLLCSGGYGNVFYLSTNAMGSNVTAAWKAHKKGAFFGNPCFTQIHPTCIPVSGDHQSKLTLMSESLRNDGRIWVPKKQNDERPAYQIPEEERDYYLERRYPAFGNLVPRDIASRAAKERCDAGYGVGTSKMAVYLDYAAAIERYGKGEVSKLNLHDATPEKIIELGKAVVKEKYGNLFDMYKQITGEDPYEVPMRIYPAVHYTMGGLWVDYNLMTTVPGLYALGEANFSDHGANRLGASALMQGLADGYFVIPYTIGAYLANEIRTTHISTDQPEFVEAEKQVKERINKLISIKGKTSPEVFHKRLGKIMWDKCGMARNAEGLKEAIREIQALKKEFWSDVKVMGDADEFNPELDKAGRVADFIELGELMCTDALDRNESCGGHFREEYQTEEGEALRDDENYMYVSAWEHKGESSWELHKEDLIYDNIKIAQRSYK; encoded by the coding sequence ATGGCAACCTCACCCAAATTGAACGCCAAAATCCCGGACGGTCCGTTGGAAACCAAGTGGACTAAGTACCGCTCCACCGTTCCGCTCGTTAACCCTGCGAACAAGCGAAAACTGGAAATCATTGTCATCGGTACGGGTTTAGCGGGTGCTTCGGCAGCAGCTACCCTGGCCGAATTAGGCTATTCCGTCAAAGCGTTTTGTTTTCAGGATTCTGCCCGTCGTGCGCACTCCATTGCGGCACAGGGAGGAATTAATGCAGCAAAAAATTACCAAAACGATGGTGACTCTACCTATCGTTTGTTTTATGATACCATTAAAGGTGGCGACTACCGCGCCCGTGAAGGCAATGTGTATCGTCTGGCCGAAGTGTCGGCGGGCATTATTGACCAGTGCGTCGCGCAGGGAGTGCCTTTTGCCCGTGAGTACGGCGGCTTACTTTCCAATCGCTCTTTCGGGGGAACACAGGTACAGCGTACCTTTTATGCTGCCGGCCAAACCGGTCAGCAATTGCTCCTGGGAGCCTATTCGGGCCTTCAGCGCCAGGTAGGTCTGGGAGCCGTCAAGATGTACACGCGCCATGAGATGCTTGATGTGGTAGTGATCGACGGCAAATGCCGGGGTATCATTGCCCGCAATTTAGTGACGGGAGAAATCGAACGTCATTCAGGCCACGCGGTGTTGCTTTGCAGCGGCGGGTACGGAAACGTTTTTTACCTTTCCACCAACGCCATGGGTTCCAACGTGACAGCCGCCTGGAAAGCGCACAAAAAAGGGGCTTTCTTCGGCAATCCCTGCTTTACGCAAATTCACCCTACCTGTATTCCGGTTTCCGGCGACCATCAGTCGAAACTGACGCTGATGTCGGAGTCGTTGCGAAATGACGGACGGATCTGGGTTCCGAAAAAACAAAATGATGAACGCCCTGCGTACCAGATTCCGGAAGAAGAGCGTGACTATTATCTGGAACGCCGTTATCCTGCTTTCGGAAACCTAGTTCCGCGCGATATCGCCTCCCGCGCCGCCAAAGAGCGTTGCGATGCCGGCTACGGAGTGGGCACATCCAAAATGGCGGTTTATCTTGATTACGCCGCAGCTATTGAACGCTATGGAAAAGGAGAAGTCAGCAAACTTAACCTCCACGACGCTACCCCCGAAAAAATCATTGAACTCGGCAAAGCCGTTGTCAAAGAGAAATACGGCAACCTGTTTGACATGTATAAACAGATCACCGGTGAAGACCCCTATGAAGTACCGATGCGCATTTATCCGGCCGTACACTACACCATGGGCGGTTTATGGGTGGATTATAACCTGATGACAACCGTTCCGGGTCTGTACGCGCTCGGAGAGGCCAACTTCTCTGACCACGGAGCCAACCGTCTCGGAGCCAGTGCATTGATGCAGGGATTGGCCGATGGTTATTTCGTTATTCCTTACACCATTGGTGCTTACTTAGCCAATGAGATCCGTACCACGCATATTTCGACCGATCAGCCGGAATTTGTGGAAGCGGAGAAGCAGGTAAAAGAACGCATCAATAAATTGATTTCGATCAAAGGAAAAACCTCCCCTGAAGTATTTCATAAGCGCCTCGGTAAGATCATGTGGGATAAGTGTGGAATGGCCCGCAATGCCGAAGGATTGAAAGAAGCCATTCGTGAGATTCAGGCCCTGAAAAAAGAATTCTGGTCAGATGTAAAAGTAATGGGAGATGCGGATGAATTCAATCCCGAACTCGATAAAGCAGGCCGCGTAGCAGACTTTATCGAATTGGGTGAGTTGATGTGTACCGATGCTCTGGATCGCAATGAATCATGCGGAGGTCACTTCCGTGAGGAGTACCAAACCGAAGAAGGTGAAGCCCTCCGCGACGACGAAAATTATATGTACGTATCAGCGTGGGAACACAAAGGCGAAAGCTCTTGGGAACTTCACAAAGAAGATCTGATCTACGATAACATCAAAATTGCACAACGGAGTTATAAGTAA
- a CDS encoding T9SS C-terminal target domain-containing protein: MRQLTLRSLFFLLCVFSTYYSYATHVRAGEITAKRLSDKDLTYEITLNTYHDEIGGRMASDGQNDVTFCIRPFTGGGGTTLLARRIRRFALNSATSLNIFQEKYTFSSPGVYVISVGIENRNDGVVNLTNSVNVPFYVETILVINASLGLNKTPIMLNPPLDSARIGQKFCHNPAAFDADGDSLAYRLSTPKRGEPGTCINRVADGYRDPARGLDPAAQNELKNGPATFTINPITGDLCWDAPAVAGIYNVAFIIEEWRDGVKIGEVVRDMQIVVADGPNRRPLLDPIANTCVEAGQSVTQIVRATDPDNQRMILSAYGGVFNVNQDGTAITNPNDFLVAPAFATFTPSVTTPLSSPAVGTFRWLTGCAHIREASYDVVFKVEDLPGRNSLQLASLESFSIRVVAPKPTGLAARVSAGAVPGFTLTWTSYLCQLPGAQIAIYRKEGCTGGTFSGCTNPGDPVALGYSEIGRVAGNVTTFTDDNNGLGLRRGGVQYSYRIRVIYALPQGGTSPLSDETCLDLPSQIPVLTNVTVDTTSATRGVITVKWTRPPFAAGTVPGPYQYRLSRATGLNGTNYTVIATINTNLGNNPDTIYVDRGLNTVLNGYRYRLEFFHTLNGTLTSLGTTEPASSVRLDVSPASQGLRLNWQAIVPWRNENQRHRVYRENRGRPGTFNLIAEVPVQGPNTFTYIDDGTDRFLADGNATMKLSTDSSYCYRVETVGTYDSPRIRVGQLFNFSQISCGAPSDSTKPCPPELKLEILDCATVSTTNCPETVSNTLNWTSPAINTANRPCAAVASYNVYFARYPEDVFKRVGQTNVPTTTFKHNGLDSYAGCYYVTAISRFGSESARSNVVCNTNCEDFKVPNVFTPNGDGKNDLFIPLTCSIFVESITFEVYNRWGTKVFETNNPAINWDGKTTDGQELPTGTYFYQVKVTFKSLARESEPITSKGWIQLIR, from the coding sequence ATGAGGCAATTGACTCTACGTTCTCTCTTTTTTCTGTTGTGCGTCTTCAGCACATACTATTCTTATGCTACTCACGTTCGCGCAGGTGAAATCACGGCCAAGAGATTGTCGGACAAAGATTTGACCTACGAAATTACGCTCAACACCTACCATGATGAAATCGGCGGTCGGATGGCCAGTGATGGACAAAATGATGTGACCTTTTGTATTCGACCCTTTACGGGCGGAGGGGGAACGACCCTGCTCGCCAGACGAATTCGCAGATTCGCACTCAACAGTGCCACTTCGCTCAATATTTTTCAGGAGAAATACACGTTCTCTTCGCCGGGGGTCTATGTTATTTCGGTAGGGATCGAGAACCGTAACGACGGTGTAGTAAACCTGACCAATTCGGTCAATGTTCCCTTTTATGTGGAAACCATTTTAGTGATCAATGCCTCGTTGGGATTGAATAAAACCCCGATCATGCTTAACCCTCCGCTGGATTCGGCCCGCATCGGACAAAAATTCTGCCATAATCCGGCCGCTTTTGATGCCGACGGCGACAGTTTGGCCTATCGGTTGTCCACTCCAAAGCGCGGCGAACCCGGAACGTGTATCAACCGCGTAGCCGATGGCTATCGTGACCCTGCGAGGGGATTGGACCCAGCGGCCCAGAATGAGTTAAAGAACGGTCCGGCCACTTTTACCATCAATCCCATCACCGGTGACTTGTGTTGGGATGCGCCGGCGGTGGCAGGTATCTATAACGTAGCCTTTATCATTGAAGAATGGCGGGATGGCGTCAAGATCGGAGAAGTGGTGCGCGACATGCAGATCGTAGTGGCCGATGGGCCCAACCGAAGGCCTCTGCTGGATCCTATTGCCAATACCTGTGTGGAAGCCGGTCAATCGGTCACTCAGATTGTACGGGCTACTGATCCCGACAATCAGCGAATGATTTTATCGGCATACGGAGGGGTATTTAACGTGAACCAGGATGGGACGGCGATCACCAATCCCAATGATTTTCTGGTTGCTCCTGCATTTGCCACTTTTACCCCTTCGGTCACCACACCTCTGAGTTCGCCGGCGGTGGGGACGTTTCGGTGGCTCACCGGCTGTGCACATATTCGGGAAGCATCCTATGATGTTGTTTTCAAGGTAGAAGATTTGCCCGGTCGAAACAGTTTACAGCTGGCATCACTGGAGTCGTTTTCAATTCGGGTCGTAGCTCCTAAGCCTACCGGTCTTGCGGCGCGTGTTTCCGCCGGAGCTGTTCCCGGATTTACCCTGACGTGGACTTCGTATCTCTGTCAACTGCCCGGAGCTCAAATTGCTATCTATCGTAAAGAAGGCTGTACCGGCGGTACATTCAGCGGTTGTACCAATCCCGGTGATCCCGTAGCGCTCGGATATTCCGAAATAGGTCGGGTGGCCGGCAATGTTACTACTTTTACGGATGATAATAATGGACTCGGACTGCGTCGGGGCGGTGTACAGTACAGCTACCGGATTCGAGTGATCTATGCCCTTCCGCAGGGAGGTACCAGCCCGCTTTCGGATGAAACCTGTTTGGATCTTCCCTCACAAATTCCCGTTCTGACCAATGTAACGGTCGATACTACGAGTGCCACGCGGGGTGTGATTACGGTAAAATGGACCCGACCTCCGTTTGCGGCCGGAACCGTGCCCGGTCCCTATCAATACCGCCTTTCCCGCGCAACCGGACTTAATGGCACCAATTATACCGTCATTGCGACCATTAATACAAACCTTGGAAACAACCCGGATACCATCTACGTAGACCGTGGTTTGAATACCGTCCTGAATGGGTATCGCTATCGCCTGGAATTTTTTCATACACTCAACGGAACCCTGACAAGTTTAGGCACCACCGAGCCCGCCAGCAGCGTACGTTTGGATGTATCGCCCGCCTCGCAGGGATTGCGGCTCAATTGGCAGGCTATTGTGCCGTGGAGGAATGAAAACCAGCGGCACCGGGTCTACCGTGAAAATCGCGGCCGGCCGGGTACCTTTAATTTGATTGCGGAAGTACCGGTTCAGGGCCCGAATACCTTTACCTATATCGACGACGGAACCGATCGCTTTCTGGCCGACGGCAACGCCACCATGAAACTGTCGACCGATTCTTCCTACTGTTATCGAGTGGAGACCGTCGGTACCTACGACAGCCCGCGGATTCGGGTGGGTCAATTGTTTAATTTTTCCCAGATTTCCTGCGGCGCTCCTTCCGACAGCACCAAGCCCTGTCCTCCCGAATTGAAATTGGAAATCTTAGATTGCGCAACGGTTTCAACAACCAATTGCCCCGAAACGGTCAGTAATACCCTTAACTGGACCTCCCCGGCGATCAATACTGCCAACCGACCGTGTGCAGCGGTGGCGAGTTACAACGTGTATTTTGCCCGTTATCCCGAAGATGTTTTCAAACGCGTCGGACAGACGAATGTTCCCACCACTACTTTTAAACACAACGGGTTGGATTCGTATGCCGGGTGTTATTATGTAACCGCTATTTCCCGATTCGGTTCCGAAAGTGCCCGCAGCAACGTGGTGTGTAATACTAATTGTGAGGACTTCAAAGTGCCGAACGTCTTTACGCCGAACGGCGATGGGAAAAACGACCTTTTTATTCCCCTTACCTGTTCGATATTCGTAGAAAGTATTACGTTTGAAGTCTATAATCGCTGGGGAACGAAAGTGTTTGAAACAAATAACCCGGCGATCAATTGGGACGGAAAAACCACTGACGGGCAGGAACTTCCAACGGGTACCTATTTTTATCAGGTGAAAGTGACATTTAAATCATTGGCCCGCGAAAGTGAACCCATCACGAGTAAAGGCTGGATTCAACTTATTCGGTAA
- a CDS encoding succinate dehydrogenase cytochrome b subunit, translated as MSWLTQTLTSSIGKKLVMSLTGLFLCTFLIVHMSGNLQLFKDDDGLAFNVYAVFMTTNPLIKTVSYGLYALILLHAFEGLYLAYQNRQARGGQRYMAYNGKANSTWFSRNMAVLGTILLVFIVVHMGNFWFEYKFGYVPYTQYEQNLTTGEVTATPYEGEIKNKLEEFVREESNTRVVIAKDLYRSVMEGFKNPFVVIFYVLSMFAVSFHLVHGFRSAFQTLGINHLKYNGLLNFLGIGVFGIIIPLGFALMPLYFFFKSM; from the coding sequence ATGTCTTGGCTTACCCAAACACTGACAAGCTCCATCGGTAAAAAATTAGTCATGTCGTTGACCGGCTTGTTTTTGTGCACTTTTTTAATCGTCCACATGAGTGGCAACCTGCAACTGTTTAAAGACGACGACGGCTTGGCCTTTAATGTTTACGCCGTTTTTATGACCACCAACCCACTTATCAAAACCGTTTCGTATGGCCTGTACGCACTTATTCTTCTTCATGCCTTTGAAGGATTATACCTTGCTTACCAAAACCGACAGGCCCGGGGAGGGCAACGCTACATGGCGTACAACGGCAAAGCCAACAGCACGTGGTTTTCACGCAACATGGCCGTACTGGGCACCATTCTTCTGGTTTTTATTGTTGTACACATGGGTAACTTTTGGTTTGAATACAAGTTCGGATATGTTCCTTACACACAGTACGAACAGAATCTTACTACGGGCGAAGTGACCGCCACTCCTTACGAAGGAGAGATCAAAAACAAGTTGGAGGAATTTGTACGGGAAGAAAGCAATACCCGCGTGGTGATCGCCAAAGACCTGTACCGCAGCGTAATGGAAGGCTTCAAAAACCCTTTCGTTGTTATTTTCTATGTACTTTCCATGTTTGCGGTGTCCTTTCATTTGGTCCACGGCTTCCGAAGTGCATTTCAAACTTTAGGCATCAACCACCTCAAATACAACGGCTTGCTTAACTTTCTGGGAATCGGGGTATTCGGGATCATCATTCCCCTCGGTTTTGCCCTGATGCCTTTGTATTTTTTCTTTAAAAGCATGTAA
- a CDS encoding 3-keto-disaccharide hydrolase: MKKVLYFGTLMMLLVVSVSFAQKKNKDGWISLFDGKSLAGWKVGENASTFSIDNGTIMVAGPRAHIFYDGKVGDHNFKNFEFKAQVMTTPGSNSGIYFHTQYQEGGWPSKGYEVQVNNSHTDWRRTGSLYSIQDVKDVFVEDNVWYTEHIIVQGKHITIKINDKTVVDYVEPDEVAAKVKDPGRKISSGTFALQGHDPKSKVYYKDIMVKPLGE, translated from the coding sequence ATGAAAAAAGTTTTGTATTTCGGTACGCTGATGATGTTGCTGGTCGTAAGTGTAAGTTTTGCGCAAAAAAAGAACAAAGATGGCTGGATATCCCTTTTTGACGGTAAATCCCTGGCCGGCTGGAAGGTGGGTGAAAATGCCTCTACCTTCAGCATTGATAACGGAACCATCATGGTGGCCGGTCCACGAGCGCATATTTTTTATGACGGCAAAGTAGGTGACCATAATTTTAAAAACTTTGAATTTAAAGCGCAGGTGATGACCACGCCGGGCTCCAACTCCGGGATCTATTTTCATACGCAATACCAGGAAGGCGGATGGCCCTCCAAAGGCTACGAAGTGCAGGTGAACAACTCACACACCGATTGGCGCCGAACGGGCAGCCTGTACAGTATTCAGGATGTAAAAGATGTATTTGTGGAAGATAATGTGTGGTATACCGAGCACATCATTGTGCAGGGAAAACACATTACCATCAAGATCAACGATAAAACGGTGGTAGATTATGTTGAGCCTGACGAAGTGGCCGCGAAAGTAAAAGATCCCGGTCGGAAGATCAGCAGCGGGACGTTTGCGCTGCAGGGCCATGATCCAAAAAGCAAAGTCTATTATAAAGACATCATGGTGAAGCCTTTGGGGGAGTAG